In Levilactobacillus brevis, a single genomic region encodes these proteins:
- the xerC gene encoding tyrosine recombinase XerC yields the protein MASAVEQFMTYLQGERQYSPETVKAYQEDLAEFSQFLRDNGGEKPWTQIDQLDVEVYLSNLYDHHYARTSIARKLSTLRSFYSFLMSNGLATDDPFAYVQLKHHQSHLPRFFYEREMTALFTAAAGNPNQQLATRDSAVLEVLYGTGIRVSECVNLTLHDIDFDNRIMLIHGKGNKERYVPFGHYASDALATYFTTARTPLMTRYQQHHDFAFINAHGGQLTPAGVTYLLNQIIKRSSLTSEIHPHMLRHTFATHLLNNGADLRSVQELLGHSSLSTTQIYTHVTREHLQRDYRQFFPRATEDQNHTTQS from the coding sequence GTGGCTTCAGCAGTCGAACAATTTATGACGTATCTGCAGGGGGAGCGGCAATACTCACCCGAAACCGTCAAAGCCTATCAAGAAGACCTGGCCGAATTCAGCCAGTTCCTACGCGACAACGGCGGGGAGAAGCCCTGGACGCAGATTGACCAGCTAGACGTGGAGGTCTATCTCAGTAACCTTTATGACCATCACTACGCGCGAACCAGTATCGCGCGGAAGCTCTCAACGCTGCGGTCATTCTACAGTTTCTTGATGAGTAACGGGCTGGCCACGGACGACCCATTCGCCTACGTTCAGCTCAAGCACCATCAGAGTCATTTGCCACGATTCTTCTACGAGCGGGAAATGACCGCACTGTTTACGGCCGCCGCGGGCAATCCCAACCAGCAGTTGGCGACCCGGGATTCGGCGGTGCTCGAGGTGCTCTACGGTACGGGCATTCGGGTCAGCGAGTGCGTCAACCTCACCCTGCATGACATTGACTTTGACAACCGGATCATGTTGATTCACGGGAAGGGCAATAAGGAGCGCTACGTGCCGTTTGGCCACTACGCCAGCGACGCCCTAGCCACCTATTTCACAACGGCACGAACGCCACTGATGACGCGTTATCAGCAGCACCACGACTTCGCCTTCATCAACGCCCACGGTGGTCAACTGACCCCAGCTGGCGTGACCTACTTGCTGAACCAGATCATCAAACGCAGTAGCCTCACCAGCGAGATTCATCCCCACATGCTCCGGCACACGTTTGCCACGCATCTCTTGAACAACGGGGCAGACTTACGGTCGGTCCAGGAGCTACTGGGCCACAGTAGCCTGTCGACCACGCAAATTTATACACACGTCACGCGAGAACACCTGCAACGCGACTATCGCCAGTTCTTCCCGCGGGCAACTGAAGATCAGAATCACACGACACAATCATAA
- a CDS encoding ISL3 family transposase produces the protein MNPLEVKGPLKVQALLDYRPKACPKCGVLNQKSIIKYGWRWTTVKLPQAVERDVKLHLEKRNFKCKQCHQYFLAETSLVQRNHTISNVSRISCLVKLSETVSMRHIANELNISSTSVLRIMRSYQPDIKTNYSWLPAVINMDEVKSTKDAKGAMSFVFMDGMRNEFIDILESRTLYDLEKYFNRYTKAAREGVKIIVTDMNYTYPQLTETVFPNAIVVTDRFHIVSSIMRGFNRVRVRIMKSYANSNIKHKILKRYWKLLLKPNEKLNFNAYHNFTHLSGINTENSTVDYILSFNDELRQAYELLQTVRRAVKYRHTSKLVTILDKKNDYSEELETPLNTLREHQESVYNALKYNYSNGPMEGINNKIKVIKRVSYGFGCFSSFRLRIHLVFGIKKAA, from the coding sequence ATGAATCCCTTAGAAGTAAAGGGACCACTCAAGGTACAGGCACTTTTAGACTACCGTCCAAAAGCTTGTCCTAAATGTGGCGTTTTGAACCAGAAGAGCATTATCAAATACGGTTGGCGTTGGACCACGGTTAAACTCCCACAAGCCGTTGAACGAGACGTTAAACTTCACCTTGAAAAACGTAATTTCAAGTGTAAGCAATGCCATCAATACTTTCTGGCAGAAACGTCGTTGGTTCAGCGAAACCACACCATCTCTAACGTCAGCCGGATCTCGTGTTTAGTAAAGCTCAGTGAGACGGTTTCAATGCGGCATATCGCAAACGAATTAAACATTTCGAGTACGAGTGTTTTACGAATCATGCGTAGCTACCAACCGGATATTAAGACAAATTACAGCTGGTTGCCAGCAGTTATTAATATGGATGAAGTCAAGTCTACCAAAGATGCCAAAGGTGCAATGAGCTTTGTCTTTATGGACGGTATGCGAAACGAATTTATCGATATCCTTGAATCACGAACCCTGTATGATCTCGAAAAATACTTCAATCGATATACTAAGGCTGCGCGAGAAGGCGTGAAAATCATTGTGACAGATATGAATTACACGTATCCGCAATTGACAGAAACCGTTTTTCCAAACGCGATTGTGGTAACCGATAGGTTCCACATCGTGAGTTCTATAATGCGTGGTTTCAATCGTGTGAGAGTTCGTATAATGAAGTCCTATGCCAATTCAAATATCAAACATAAGATCTTAAAACGATACTGGAAACTACTCTTAAAACCTAATGAAAAGCTGAACTTCAACGCCTATCATAATTTCACTCATCTCTCAGGAATTAATACTGAGAATAGTACGGTCGATTACATTCTCAGCTTCAATGATGAATTACGCCAAGCGTATGAGCTTTTACAGACCGTTCGGCGAGCCGTCAAGTATCGTCACACGTCCAAACTAGTAACCATTCTAGACAAGAAGAATGATTACTCCGAAGAGCTTGAAACACCGTTAAATACGTTGAGAGAACACCAAGAATCTGTGTACAATGCGCTAAAATACAATTATTCTAATGGACCAATGGAAGGTATCAATAATAAAATCAAAGTAATCAAGCGAGTCAGCTACGGATTCGGTTGTTTTAGTAGCTTTAGATTAAGGATTCATCTAGTATTCGGAATTAAAAAGGCTGCCTAA
- the topA gene encoding type I DNA topoisomerase — MPTKTKAKASTKKRRKPQKKLVIVESPAKAKTIEKYLGHTYKVVPSLGHVRDLPKSSMGIDFDNNYDPHYISIRGKGDVIKGLRSEAKKAKAVYLASDPDREGESIAWHLAHILNLDVNDKNRVTFNEITKDAVKEAFKTPRSIDMNLVNAQQARRILDRLVGYSISPLLWKKVKKGLSAGRVQSIALSLILQRENEIKAFQPEEYWTIDADFKKSRHTFGANFYGLNGKKAGLKDNAAVQDVLAKLDKQGDFDITNVVRKERKRSPQPPFTTSSMQQDANRKLNFRTRKTMMAAQQLYEGINLGKEGTQGLITYMRTDSTRISSIAKHEASTFIHEKYGAEYAATKPIKGKLPEGAQDAHEAIRPTSVFRTPASLKERLNKDQFRLYQLIWNRFVASQMTNAVMDTMAVTLEQNGVTFRANGSKMKFEGFLKIYKDGKEKDNLLPDLEIGDQVKLAKTDPAQHFTQPPARYSEANLIKALEENGVGRPSTYAPTLDTIQRRYYVKLVGRRFEPTELGEIVDKIIKDYFPDIVDVGFTADLEGELDGVEEGKQDWVKVIDNFYKPFSTEVAHAEDAIEKIQIRDEPAGFDCDICGAPMVIKMGRYGKFYACSRFPDCRNTKPIVKEIGVTCPVCHKGQVIERKSKKNRIFYGCSRYPDCDFVSWDKPVGRDCPKDGHYLVAKKIRGGVQIVCPNGDYEEAPQK, encoded by the coding sequence TTGCCGACTAAGACAAAAGCGAAAGCTAGTACGAAAAAGCGGCGGAAACCGCAAAAAAAATTAGTTATCGTGGAATCACCGGCTAAAGCCAAGACGATTGAAAAATATTTAGGCCACACCTACAAGGTTGTGCCTAGTCTCGGCCACGTCAGAGATTTACCTAAGAGTTCGATGGGGATCGACTTCGATAACAACTACGATCCACACTACATTTCCATTCGTGGTAAGGGCGATGTCATCAAGGGTTTGCGATCCGAGGCTAAAAAGGCCAAGGCCGTCTACCTGGCATCTGACCCCGACCGTGAGGGGGAATCGATTGCCTGGCACCTGGCCCACATCCTCAATTTGGACGTGAACGACAAGAACCGGGTAACGTTTAACGAAATTACCAAGGACGCGGTCAAGGAAGCCTTTAAGACACCGCGGTCCATCGACATGAATCTGGTCAACGCCCAACAAGCACGGCGGATCTTAGATCGGTTAGTCGGGTATTCCATCTCGCCACTGCTGTGGAAGAAGGTTAAGAAGGGTCTGAGTGCCGGTCGGGTACAATCGATCGCGCTGTCTTTGATCCTTCAACGGGAAAACGAAATTAAGGCGTTCCAGCCCGAAGAGTACTGGACGATCGACGCCGACTTCAAGAAGTCTCGTCATACGTTTGGTGCCAACTTCTACGGCCTTAACGGCAAGAAGGCGGGTCTAAAGGATAACGCTGCCGTGCAAGATGTCTTGGCCAAACTCGATAAGCAGGGTGACTTTGACATCACCAACGTGGTACGTAAGGAACGAAAGCGCTCGCCGCAACCGCCATTTACCACGAGTTCCATGCAACAGGACGCCAACCGTAAGCTGAACTTCCGGACTCGGAAGACCATGATGGCCGCCCAACAGCTGTATGAAGGAATTAACTTGGGCAAGGAAGGCACGCAGGGGCTCATTACCTATATGCGGACCGACTCCACCCGGATTTCTAGCATCGCCAAGCATGAGGCCTCCACCTTTATTCACGAGAAATACGGTGCTGAATACGCCGCCACCAAACCCATCAAGGGTAAGTTGCCAGAAGGCGCGCAGGATGCCCACGAAGCCATCCGACCAACCTCGGTCTTCCGGACACCGGCCAGCCTGAAAGAACGGTTAAACAAGGATCAGTTCCGGCTCTACCAGCTCATTTGGAACCGCTTCGTCGCGAGCCAAATGACCAATGCCGTCATGGATACCATGGCCGTGACGTTGGAACAAAATGGCGTGACGTTCCGAGCTAACGGATCGAAGATGAAGTTCGAAGGATTCCTGAAGATTTACAAGGACGGAAAGGAAAAGGATAATCTCTTACCCGACCTTGAGATTGGCGACCAAGTTAAGTTGGCCAAGACCGATCCGGCCCAACACTTCACGCAGCCGCCTGCACGGTATTCCGAAGCCAACCTGATTAAGGCGCTGGAAGAAAATGGTGTGGGGCGGCCATCCACCTACGCGCCAACGCTAGACACGATTCAACGGCGTTACTACGTCAAGTTGGTCGGCCGGCGCTTCGAACCCACCGAACTAGGGGAGATCGTCGACAAGATCATCAAGGACTACTTCCCCGATATCGTCGACGTTGGCTTCACGGCCGACCTTGAAGGCGAATTGGACGGCGTAGAAGAGGGTAAGCAGGATTGGGTCAAGGTCATCGATAACTTCTACAAGCCATTCTCTACCGAAGTGGCTCACGCCGAAGACGCCATCGAAAAGATTCAAATTCGAGATGAACCTGCGGGCTTTGACTGTGACATCTGCGGTGCCCCAATGGTCATCAAGATGGGCCGTTACGGTAAGTTCTACGCCTGCTCACGCTTCCCTGATTGCCGGAACACGAAACCAATCGTGAAGGAAATCGGCGTAACTTGCCCCGTTTGCCATAAGGGTCAGGTTATCGAACGGAAGTCCAAGAAGAATCGGATTTTCTACGGGTGTTCCCGTTATCCGGACTGTGACTTCGTGTCATGGGACAAGCCAGTCGGTCGTGATTGTCCAAAGGATGGTCACTACCTGGTGGCCAAGAAGATTCGCGGCGGCGTTCAGATCGTTTGTCCAAATGGCGACTACGAAGAAGCCCCGCAGAAATAA
- the dprA gene encoding DNA-processing protein DprA, with protein MQLTLRDFFMRINLVRGVGQRTANACWRWLLIHPEIQIVDSTVVTQLADDLGLNDTVTAALQLDLFSRETNDTVTENLTHSGCLTIADAAYPEQLRETYAPPLALYFLGDLRRLKAPQLAVVGSRHPTDYALRAMRLLLPTIVEQRVCLVSGLAQGVDTLTHQVALAHRGTTIAVIGTGLDTCYPAANRDLMKTLAHQQLILSEYPWGTPGARHHFPERNRIIAGLAQSVLVIEAAHRSGSLITANIALQENRNVLAVPGTIDGKNSVGTNELILAGAKPILNSEHIMEELLVDKLP; from the coding sequence ATGCAACTGACACTTCGTGATTTTTTCATGCGGATAAACTTGGTGCGGGGCGTCGGCCAACGCACGGCCAATGCGTGCTGGCGCTGGCTATTGATTCATCCCGAGATTCAGATCGTGGATTCAACCGTGGTCACCCAACTGGCGGATGATCTGGGGCTAAACGACACGGTAACGGCCGCCTTACAGCTCGACCTGTTCAGTCGCGAAACCAACGATACCGTGACGGAAAATTTGACCCACAGCGGGTGCCTCACGATTGCTGACGCAGCCTATCCTGAACAACTTCGTGAGACCTACGCGCCACCGCTAGCACTGTATTTCTTAGGCGATTTACGCCGACTAAAGGCTCCACAGCTGGCCGTCGTTGGCTCGCGACATCCCACGGACTACGCGTTACGGGCCATGCGCTTACTGTTACCAACCATCGTTGAGCAGCGGGTGTGTCTAGTTTCCGGCCTGGCGCAAGGCGTGGATACGCTGACCCATCAGGTGGCGCTGGCTCACCGCGGCACCACGATTGCCGTGATTGGTACCGGCTTGGATACCTGCTACCCGGCGGCAAACCGAGATTTAATGAAAACTTTAGCGCACCAACAATTAATTTTATCGGAGTATCCGTGGGGGACGCCGGGAGCTCGTCACCATTTTCCGGAGCGTAACCGTATTATTGCCGGCTTAGCGCAGAGTGTTCTGGTCATTGAGGCCGCTCACCGCTCTGGGAGCCTGATTACGGCCAATATTGCCCTGCAGGAAAATCGCAATGTCCTGGCCGTACCCGGAACGATCGACGGGAAAAATTCGGTAGGAACCAATGAATTAATTCTCGCTGGGGCGAAACCAATCTTGAATTCTGAACATATAATGGAAGAACTTTTAGTTGACAAGTTACCCTAA
- a CDS encoding ribonuclease HII, which produces MSSKQPSLASLKQDLSDVTDPADPRLVALAADSRKGAQQLLKQIKRRLDKQIAAERAFQERLHYERDLWAAGKLVAGIDEVGRGPLAGPVVTSAVILPENFDIPLVNDSKQLTPKERERLYPLILAQATAVSVGIGSSDLIDQINIYQATRVAMQRAVLGLGVAPQHLIVDAMQIPVDLPQTRLIKGDAKSASVAAASIVAKVYRDHLMDTYDRLYPGYGFKHNAGYGTAEHLAGLADRGVTPIHRKTFSPVQKIINA; this is translated from the coding sequence GTGAGCAGTAAGCAACCGAGCCTCGCCAGTTTGAAGCAAGATCTGAGTGATGTGACTGACCCTGCTGACCCGCGTCTCGTTGCGTTAGCGGCCGATTCGCGGAAAGGAGCCCAGCAGCTCCTGAAGCAGATTAAACGGCGCTTAGACAAGCAGATAGCCGCTGAGCGGGCCTTCCAGGAGCGTCTCCACTACGAACGTGATCTCTGGGCGGCTGGTAAGCTGGTCGCTGGGATTGACGAAGTCGGGCGGGGACCACTTGCCGGACCGGTGGTGACCAGTGCGGTGATTCTCCCCGAGAATTTCGATATTCCATTGGTCAACGACTCTAAACAGCTCACCCCCAAGGAACGTGAACGACTTTACCCCCTGATCCTGGCACAAGCAACGGCCGTCAGTGTGGGTATCGGTAGTAGTGATCTGATTGACCAGATTAATATTTACCAGGCAACGCGGGTCGCCATGCAGCGGGCCGTTCTCGGTCTTGGTGTGGCCCCACAACACCTGATTGTGGATGCCATGCAGATTCCCGTCGACCTCCCGCAGACTCGGCTAATCAAGGGCGATGCCAAGAGCGCCAGCGTAGCCGCTGCCAGTATCGTAGCCAAGGTCTATCGGGACCACCTGATGGACACCTACGACCGGCTCTACCCGGGGTATGGCTTCAAGCATAACGCGGGCTACGGCACGGCCGAACACCTAGCTGGCTTAGCCGATCGTGGCGTCACGCCCATTCACCGTAAAACTTTTTCGCCCGTTCAAAAAATAATCAACGCTTAA
- the ylqF gene encoding ribosome biogenesis GTPase YlqF, with the protein MSTINWFPGHMAKAIRQMEENIHLVDIVFELVDARIPASSRNPEVARIAQHKPHLVILTKKDLADPQQTAAWLNYYRDQQQAAIAIDSRANVTPKQITKIALGILADKLAAEQAKGLKERPMRAMTVGVPNVGKSTLLNHLVKRKAAQVGDTPGVTKGQQWLRSSNHLELLDTPGILWPKFKDQVTAQKLALTGAIKEKLYAKDDVALYALSFFRQYHAPALLERYHLSEADLDLSDVDLLLKITEKVGMRDDYERASERLILDARRKKLGGFTLDREPLAGDSREQ; encoded by the coding sequence ATGAGCACCATAAATTGGTTCCCCGGCCATATGGCGAAGGCCATTCGACAGATGGAAGAAAATATCCACCTGGTCGATATCGTCTTCGAACTGGTCGACGCGCGGATTCCCGCGTCCTCACGTAACCCCGAGGTCGCGCGGATTGCGCAACACAAGCCGCATTTAGTTATTTTAACCAAGAAGGACCTGGCTGATCCGCAGCAAACGGCGGCTTGGCTCAATTATTACCGTGATCAGCAGCAGGCGGCCATCGCCATCGACTCACGGGCCAATGTTACCCCTAAGCAGATTACCAAGATTGCGCTGGGCATTCTGGCTGACAAGCTCGCCGCCGAACAGGCCAAGGGCTTGAAGGAACGGCCAATGCGTGCCATGACGGTCGGCGTGCCCAACGTCGGGAAATCCACGTTGCTAAATCACCTGGTCAAACGCAAGGCCGCACAGGTCGGAGATACCCCCGGTGTTACCAAGGGACAGCAGTGGTTACGGTCCAGTAATCATCTAGAACTGCTGGATACCCCCGGGATTCTCTGGCCGAAGTTCAAGGACCAAGTGACGGCGCAAAAATTGGCCCTGACCGGTGCCATCAAGGAAAAACTCTACGCCAAGGACGACGTGGCCCTATACGCGCTAAGTTTCTTCCGGCAATACCACGCACCGGCATTACTGGAACGGTATCACCTCAGTGAAGCCGACCTCGACCTGAGCGACGTCGATCTGTTGCTAAAAATTACCGAAAAAGTTGGTATGCGCGACGACTACGAACGGGCCAGTGAACGCTTGATTCTGGATGCCCGGCGGAAGAAGTTAGGCGGCTTTACACTGGACCGGGAACCATTGGCTGGTGATTCCCGTGAGCAGTAA
- a CDS encoding YozE family protein, with amino-acid sequence MPKTFYQFLMTQRNPESYDPVASFANNAFLDSSFPKQETEFDPLSKYLEENAAYLPSMTIFDDAWQMYLAALA; translated from the coding sequence ATGCCCAAGACGTTTTACCAGTTTCTTATGACTCAACGCAATCCCGAGAGTTACGATCCCGTGGCCAGCTTTGCTAACAATGCTTTTCTGGACAGTTCCTTCCCCAAACAGGAGACAGAATTCGATCCGTTATCCAAGTACCTTGAAGAAAACGCGGCGTACTTGCCATCCATGACCATCTTTGACGATGCTTGGCAGATGTACTTGGCCGCGTTAGCCTAA
- a CDS encoding YpmS family protein — MQRHSAPKVKQQNWWKWGFLTLVALLVIALITVGIKATGTTKVASTAKPATETTNIDVTLNKKQVNALADYYVNKSLKGQSIKYSFQVSDHAILTGSTKVLGANVNFVLLLKPTVLSSGDVQLKAEKLSVGSLPVPVSFVMSYVAKNYPLPNWVSMDSHKKTATLHLTAIGNGKKLSYAAKKIDMSGAGKFVFQARIPD; from the coding sequence ATGCAACGTCATTCAGCACCCAAAGTTAAACAGCAAAATTGGTGGAAGTGGGGGTTTCTGACCCTCGTCGCGTTACTGGTCATTGCGCTCATCACCGTCGGCATCAAGGCGACCGGCACCACCAAGGTCGCTTCGACGGCCAAGCCAGCGACAGAAACGACTAATATTGACGTCACTTTGAATAAAAAGCAGGTCAATGCGTTGGCGGATTACTACGTCAACAAGTCCTTAAAGGGCCAGTCCATCAAGTATAGTTTTCAGGTTAGCGACCATGCCATCTTGACGGGCTCGACTAAGGTCTTAGGCGCCAACGTGAATTTTGTTTTACTCCTGAAGCCAACCGTGTTATCCTCGGGAGACGTGCAGTTGAAGGCGGAAAAGTTGTCGGTCGGGTCGTTACCCGTGCCGGTCAGCTTCGTCATGAGCTACGTGGCCAAGAACTATCCACTCCCAAACTGGGTATCGATGGATAGTCACAAGAAGACGGCCACCCTGCACTTAACCGCGATCGGCAACGGTAAAAAGTTGTCATACGCGGCCAAAAAGATTGATATGTCCGGTGCTGGTAAGTTCGTCTTCCAAGCCCGGATTCCGGATTAA
- a CDS encoding SGNH/GDSL hydrolase family protein — MKNVKGFSKIIGVILLVVLVTLAVLTYWHPGARTTLSGPHPAVNRRQVVRVVALGDSLTQGVGDQQKKGGYTGRLKTMIHRRDKVKVIMHNYGKSGDRSDQIEKRLVESKTMQQQVKKSQAIVMTVGGNDLLQTLTKNVMISQQSQLNTQLDSAETVYQKKLTHLLNTVRQYNPKAPIFLYSIYNPVYVYFANIDQVTNAVDDWNVATKKTASQYRNLHWVDINRALSVGQFKSATQQAKLKRSSQDINNGKISTQTFQATILASDASDELNNYLSPADHFHPNAKGYRLMTRYVFKEMQAHQQWLLR; from the coding sequence ATGAAGAATGTGAAAGGATTCAGTAAAATTATCGGGGTGATTCTCCTCGTGGTGCTCGTGACGCTGGCCGTGCTGACGTACTGGCATCCCGGGGCCCGGACAACTCTGAGCGGCCCGCATCCCGCCGTTAATCGGCGCCAAGTCGTCCGCGTCGTGGCCCTGGGGGACTCACTGACGCAGGGCGTCGGTGACCAACAGAAAAAGGGCGGCTATACTGGGCGATTGAAGACGATGATTCACCGCCGTGATAAAGTGAAGGTCATCATGCACAACTACGGCAAGTCCGGCGACCGCAGCGACCAGATTGAGAAACGCTTGGTCGAGAGTAAAACGATGCAACAACAGGTCAAGAAGTCGCAAGCCATTGTGATGACGGTGGGGGGGAATGACCTCCTGCAGACGCTGACTAAAAACGTCATGATTAGCCAACAGTCGCAACTCAATACGCAATTGGATAGTGCGGAGACGGTCTACCAGAAGAAGCTGACGCACCTGTTAAACACCGTGCGGCAATATAACCCCAAGGCGCCGATCTTTCTCTATTCCATTTACAATCCGGTCTACGTTTACTTTGCCAACATCGATCAGGTGACTAATGCCGTCGATGACTGGAACGTCGCCACGAAGAAGACGGCCAGTCAATACCGCAATCTCCACTGGGTCGACATCAACCGGGCGCTCTCGGTTGGTCAATTCAAGTCGGCCACGCAGCAGGCCAAGTTAAAGCGCAGTTCCCAAGACATTAACAACGGGAAGATTTCCACACAGACCTTCCAAGCGACCATTCTAGCCAGCGATGCCAGCGACGAGTTGAATAACTACCTGTCACCCGCTGATCATTTCCATCCGAATGCCAAGGGCTACCGGCTCATGACGCGTTACGTCTTCAAGGAAATGCAGGCCCATCAGCAGTGGCTCCTACGGTAG
- a CDS encoding DegV family protein, translating into MAKIKIVTDSSAGLTDQQIQDYNITIIPLTVMIDDTIYVERESITNKEFIEKMKASKVLPKTSQPPLGKFVETFDKLGEDGSSVICFNMLAAISGTVHTAEQAAKLSKTDVTVVDSQYTDQALAFQVVEAAKLAAEGADKQAILDRAVAVRDHTKLFMGIVTLENILKGGRLSRAAGMLTSLLNIKIVLQVTGGELKIRAKGRGMKTIDRYFDKVYEQIKQTPDIKAIGISHVEAFESVDKIQSHLHEILPNKDVLVRETVPIIATHGGPGAFALMYYTDPTK; encoded by the coding sequence ATGGCTAAAATCAAAATTGTTACGGATTCGTCTGCCGGTTTAACCGATCAGCAAATCCAGGATTACAATATTACCATTATCCCGTTGACGGTCATGATCGATGACACCATTTACGTTGAACGGGAATCCATCACCAATAAAGAGTTCATTGAAAAAATGAAGGCCTCGAAGGTCCTACCTAAGACGAGCCAACCACCTTTGGGCAAGTTCGTGGAAACGTTCGACAAACTCGGTGAGGACGGTAGCAGCGTGATCTGCTTTAATATGCTGGCTGCCATTAGTGGGACGGTGCACACCGCCGAACAAGCGGCTAAGCTGTCCAAGACGGACGTCACGGTCGTCGATAGCCAATATACCGACCAAGCACTGGCCTTTCAAGTCGTCGAAGCGGCGAAATTAGCTGCGGAGGGCGCCGATAAACAGGCGATTCTCGACCGGGCCGTGGCCGTTCGGGACCACACCAAGCTGTTCATGGGGATTGTCACCCTCGAGAACATCTTGAAGGGTGGCCGTCTAAGCCGGGCTGCCGGCATGCTGACGTCACTGTTAAACATCAAGATTGTCTTGCAAGTTACCGGTGGCGAGCTGAAGATCAGGGCCAAGGGCCGGGGCATGAAGACCATCGACCGTTACTTTGACAAGGTTTACGAACAGATTAAGCAAACGCCAGACATCAAAGCCATCGGGATTTCTCACGTTGAGGCCTTTGAATCCGTCGATAAGATTCAGAGCCATTTGCACGAGATTTTACCGAATAAGGACGTCTTGGTTCGCGAAACGGTGCCCATCATTGCCACCCATGGGGGTCCTGGGGCCTTCGCGTTGATGTATTACACCGACCCAACTAAATAA
- a CDS encoding hemolysin III family protein encodes MVKERSRTYQIVNEVLNAVTHGIGAALSIAGLVILILQAHGEGGALRMTTFLVYGIILVLFYLASTLFHGLYFTRASHVFQIFDHCAIYLLIAGTYTPFSLLVVGGKLGWWMFGIIWAMAVAGIVYKAIWLGKLQTLSTVIYVIMGWMCLMGIGPLYRGLGPIGFTLLFFGGVAFTLGAVIYSFKGVPFGHVIWHLFVMLGTALMYFSILFYA; translated from the coding sequence TTGGTAAAAGAACGGAGTCGCACCTACCAGATTGTCAATGAGGTGTTGAATGCCGTGACGCATGGGATCGGGGCCGCGCTAAGCATTGCCGGGCTGGTCATCTTGATTCTACAGGCCCACGGTGAGGGTGGCGCCTTACGGATGACAACTTTTCTAGTCTACGGCATTATTTTGGTGCTCTTCTACTTAGCGTCAACGCTCTTCCATGGCTTGTACTTTACCCGTGCCAGCCACGTCTTTCAAATATTTGATCACTGTGCCATTTATTTGTTGATTGCCGGAACTTATACGCCGTTCAGTTTGTTAGTCGTCGGTGGCAAACTCGGCTGGTGGATGTTTGGTATCATCTGGGCCATGGCCGTAGCCGGCATCGTGTATAAGGCCATCTGGCTGGGCAAACTACAGACCCTGTCGACGGTCATTTACGTGATCATGGGCTGGATGTGTCTGATGGGGATTGGACCACTGTACCGTGGATTGGGTCCAATTGGCTTCACCCTGTTGTTCTTTGGCGGCGTGGCCTTCACGCTGGGCGCCGTCATTTACAGCTTCAAGGGTGTGCCGTTTGGCCACGTCATCTGGCACCTCTTCGTCATGCTGGGGACGGCGCTGATGTACTTCTCGATTCTATTTTACGCTTAA